One Tenuifilum sp. 4138str genomic region harbors:
- a CDS encoding acyl-CoA carboxylase subunit beta codes for MKTLDELYQELERRNAIAEQAGGPDRIAKQHESGKKTARERIVELLDPGTFNEFDKFVTHRTNDFGMDKNRIPGDGVVTGYGKIDGRLVYVYAYDFTVFGGTLSRANADKIIKLQQLATRMGAPIIGLNDSGGARIQEGVQSLAGYAEIFYNNVRSSGVIPQVTCIMGPCAGGAVYSPALTDFIIMVKDSSYMFVTGPDVIKAVTHEDVTKDELGGAVTHNAKSGVAHFIAENDEQALMLVRELMSFLPVNNMEEPPVFPTTDDPLREDESLQTLIPADPNKPYDIKELILTVVDDKNFLEVQPLFAKNIVVGFARMAGHTVGIVANQPAHLAGVLDIDASVKGARFIRFCDSFNIPIVTFVDVPGFLPGVNQESNGIIRHGAKLLYAYSEATVPKIAVITRKAYGGAYCVMSSKQVGADVNYAYPMAEIAVMGPEGAVNILYRNKIDSEETRQELIDEYRETFANPYRAAELGYIDEVIYPKQTRAKLIQALEMTRSKSQQNPPRKHGNIVL; via the coding sequence ATGAAAACACTTGATGAGCTATATCAGGAGTTAGAGCGACGCAATGCCATAGCCGAGCAGGCTGGCGGACCCGACCGTATTGCCAAACAACACGAAAGTGGAAAAAAAACTGCAAGGGAACGTATTGTTGAACTGCTCGACCCCGGTACTTTCAATGAATTTGACAAGTTTGTGACCCACCGTACCAACGATTTTGGCATGGATAAGAACCGAATACCCGGCGACGGCGTGGTAACCGGTTATGGCAAGATTGACGGACGGTTGGTTTACGTTTATGCATACGATTTTACTGTTTTTGGCGGTACGCTTAGTAGGGCTAACGCCGATAAGATTATCAAGCTTCAGCAGTTGGCCACCCGTATGGGCGCACCAATTATTGGGTTGAACGACTCGGGTGGTGCACGTATTCAGGAAGGTGTTCAGAGTTTGGCAGGCTATGCCGAGATATTCTACAACAACGTTCGTAGTTCCGGGGTTATCCCACAAGTAACCTGCATAATGGGACCTTGCGCTGGTGGTGCAGTGTACTCACCAGCCCTAACCGATTTTATTATTATGGTTAAGGATTCCAGCTACATGTTTGTTACCGGACCCGATGTTATAAAAGCCGTTACACACGAGGATGTTACCAAGGATGAGCTGGGCGGAGCCGTTACCCATAATGCCAAAAGCGGCGTAGCGCACTTCATTGCCGAAAACGACGAACAGGCACTTATGCTTGTTAGGGAGCTAATGAGTTTCCTACCCGTTAACAACATGGAGGAGCCACCCGTTTTCCCAACAACCGATGACCCGCTCCGCGAGGACGAAAGTCTACAAACCCTAATCCCAGCCGACCCAAATAAACCATACGATATCAAGGAGTTAATCCTAACCGTGGTTGACGATAAAAACTTTCTGGAGGTTCAGCCGCTCTTTGCCAAAAACATTGTTGTTGGCTTTGCGCGTATGGCGGGACACACCGTTGGCATAGTTGCCAACCAGCCTGCCCATCTTGCCGGCGTGCTCGATATCGACGCATCGGTTAAGGGCGCTCGCTTTATTCGCTTCTGCGATTCGTTCAACATTCCCATTGTAACCTTTGTTGATGTTCCGGGATTTCTACCGGGTGTTAATCAGGAATCGAATGGTATTATTCGCCATGGGGCAAAGCTGCTATACGCTTACTCGGAAGCAACAGTTCCTAAAATTGCGGTAATCACCCGCAAGGCATACGGTGGTGCATACTGTGTAATGTCCAGCAAGCAGGTTGGCGCCGATGTTAACTACGCCTATCCCATGGCTGAGATTGCTGTTATGGGCCCCGAGGGAGCAGTAAACATACTGTACAGGAATAAAATTGACAGCGAGGAAACCCGTCAGGAACTAATTGATGAGTACCGCGAGACATTTGCAAACCCCTACCGTGCTGCGGAACTGGGCTATATCGATGAGGTTATCTACCCAAAACAAACTCGTGCCAAGCTGATTCAGGCACTGGAGATGACCCGTTCCAAGAGCCAGCAGAACCCACCCCGCAAACATGGTAACATTGTTTTGTAG
- a CDS encoding biotin/lipoyl-containing protein codes for MGLEVRIGDRIAEVKLVRRDENIAVFEVDGVEYEVDIAQVENGVFSIIHNGKSFNIEIIPGDGPKNYYVNTFYNSHEVEIIDAQSRYQRSRKALDDHAADKIISTPMPGRVVKIPVFEGETVSKGTTVIVISAMKMESEYKSPVDGMVKKIYVTEGDNINANQPLVEIE; via the coding sequence ATGGGACTTGAAGTTAGAATTGGCGATCGCATAGCCGAGGTTAAGCTGGTGCGCCGCGATGAAAATATTGCCGTTTTTGAGGTTGATGGCGTTGAGTACGAGGTGGACATTGCCCAGGTTGAGAACGGTGTTTTTTCCATAATCCATAATGGCAAATCGTTTAACATTGAGATTATTCCTGGCGATGGGCCAAAAAATTACTACGTGAATACCTTTTACAACTCCCACGAGGTGGAAATTATTGACGCCCAAAGTCGATACCAACGAAGCCGAAAGGCTCTCGACGACCATGCTGCCGATAAGATAATATCAACACCCATGCCCGGTAGGGTGGTTAAGATTCCGGTATTCGAAGGCGAAACCGTTTCAAAAGGAACAACGGTGATTGTTATATCGGCCATGAAAATGGAAAGCGAGTACAAAAGCCCCGTTGATGGGATGGTAAAGAAGATATACGTGACTGAGGGCGATAATATCAATGCTAACCAACCACTTGTTGAGATTGAGTAA
- the accC gene encoding acetyl-CoA carboxylase biotin carboxylase subunit, with protein sequence MIKKVLIANRGEIAVRVIRSCREMGILSVAVYSDADRRALHVRYADEAYHIGPSPSRESYLNGDKIIEVALKAGADAIHPGYGFLSENAEFARKCAAAGITFIGPDPDAINQMGDKITARQTMIAAGVPVVPGTQQKVSDMETVRKIVDEIGLPVIIKASAGGGGKGMRLVRRPEDLISAVKMAQSEALSAFGDDTVYIEKYVESPHHIEFQILADRHGNTVHLFERECSIQRRHQKVIEETPSPFLTPELREEMGKAAVAAAKAVNYVGAGTIEFLVDGNRNFYFLEMNTRLQVEHPITERVTGIDLVKEQIRIASGLPISFRQDEIAQHGHAIECRILAEDPFNNFMPSPGLIRHISEPNGLGVRTDGYAYEGYEIPIYYDPMISKLITWGRDRTEAINRMKRALFEYKITGVKTSIRFLERIMDNHDFRMGNYNTHFIPEHLDELMDIQPRGSKIFEDMAIIAAYFDFITKMEKVAMSDFTVTHSDNWKTYGLKRSLLPY encoded by the coding sequence ATGATTAAAAAAGTATTAATTGCTAACCGGGGCGAGATTGCAGTCCGGGTTATCCGCTCATGCCGCGAGATGGGGATACTCTCCGTTGCGGTTTACTCCGATGCCGACCGACGTGCACTCCATGTGCGCTATGCCGATGAGGCATACCACATTGGGCCATCGCCCTCGCGCGAGAGCTACCTGAATGGCGATAAGATTATTGAGGTTGCCCTTAAGGCAGGCGCCGATGCCATTCACCCGGGCTACGGTTTCCTTTCGGAAAACGCTGAGTTTGCCCGTAAATGCGCCGCCGCAGGCATAACCTTTATTGGGCCCGACCCCGATGCCATTAACCAAATGGGCGATAAGATAACCGCCCGCCAAACCATGATTGCTGCCGGCGTACCCGTGGTACCTGGAACCCAGCAAAAGGTTTCGGACATGGAAACCGTTCGCAAAATTGTTGATGAGATTGGTTTACCCGTCATAATTAAAGCCTCAGCCGGTGGTGGAGGCAAGGGAATGCGACTGGTTCGCCGTCCCGAAGATCTTATTTCGGCCGTTAAAATGGCTCAATCGGAGGCATTGTCGGCCTTTGGCGACGATACGGTGTATATTGAGAAGTATGTTGAATCGCCCCACCACATCGAGTTTCAGATACTTGCCGATAGGCATGGGAATACTGTTCACCTTTTTGAGCGCGAGTGCTCCATACAGCGCCGCCACCAAAAGGTGATTGAGGAGACCCCATCGCCATTCCTTACCCCTGAGCTTAGGGAGGAAATGGGGAAAGCTGCCGTGGCTGCCGCTAAAGCGGTAAACTATGTTGGTGCAGGTACCATTGAGTTCCTTGTTGATGGCAACCGCAACTTCTACTTCCTTGAAATGAACACCCGTCTACAGGTTGAACACCCCATTACCGAGCGTGTAACCGGAATCGATCTTGTTAAGGAGCAAATCCGAATTGCTTCCGGATTACCAATATCGTTCAGGCAGGATGAGATAGCCCAGCACGGGCATGCCATTGAGTGCCGCATACTTGCCGAGGATCCGTTCAACAACTTTATGCCATCGCCCGGACTTATCAGGCACATCAGCGAGCCCAATGGGCTTGGCGTTAGAACCGATGGCTATGCTTACGAGGGCTACGAAATTCCTATTTACTACGACCCCATGATTAGCAAGCTAATTACTTGGGGGCGCGACCGTACCGAGGCCATCAACCGAATGAAACGGGCTTTGTTTGAGTACAAAATCACCGGGGTGAAAACATCCATCCGCTTCCTTGAGCGTATCATGGATAACCACGACTTTAGGATGGGTAACTACAACACCCACTTCATACCCGAACACCTTGATGAGCTGATGGATATTCAGCCTCGTGGTAGTAAAATCTTTGAGGATATGGCAATAATTGCAGCCTATTTCGATTTTATCACCAAGATGGAAAAGGTGGCCATGAGCGATTTTACCGTAACCCACTCCGACAACTGGAAAACATACGGGTTAAAGCGCAGCTTGCTTCCTTACTAA
- a CDS encoding glutamine synthetase family protein, producing the protein MNDSEILMNPNELVRFLKKPASEFTKNDIIRFCEANNIQMVNFRYVAEDGKLKTLNFVISSKEHLDSVLSAGERVDGSSLFSFIEAGSSDLYVIPRYRTAFVNPFSDVPTIDILCSFYDSTGKPLESAPENVLRKAHDLFKSETGMTFKALAELEYYVISEREDFYPGVDQKGYHASEPFAKWENLRREALIYIASAGGKVKYGHSEVGCFMTDEYLYEQHEIEFLPMPAEEAVEQLIIAKWIVRMLGYRYGVDISFAPKITVGKAGSGLHFHMMVEKDGKNMMVENGKLSNTAKKMVAGILDAADALTAFGNTIPISYLRLVPHQEAPTNICWGERNRSVVIRVPLGWIGAEHMVQHANPNDCSVYEAKESKQTVEYRVADGSANPYLTVAGLIVAALDGLRRPDALELAEKLYVDVNIFRPEFKDRLASLKQLPASCWESAEALEAKRQKFEKDGIYPHGMIDSIISKLKAFNDKGLSEKLYGNNAEIAKLVSQFLHIA; encoded by the coding sequence ATGAACGATTCTGAAATCCTGATGAACCCTAATGAGCTGGTTCGCTTTCTGAAGAAACCCGCATCGGAGTTTACCAAGAACGATATTATTCGCTTTTGCGAGGCTAACAACATTCAAATGGTTAACTTCCGCTATGTGGCCGAGGATGGCAAGCTAAAAACTTTGAACTTTGTAATATCATCAAAGGAGCACCTCGATTCCGTTCTATCGGCCGGAGAGAGGGTTGACGGTAGTAGCTTGTTCTCGTTCATTGAGGCCGGAAGTAGCGACCTTTACGTTATACCACGTTACCGTACCGCTTTTGTGAATCCCTTTTCCGATGTTCCTACAATTGACATTCTTTGCTCATTTTACGATAGCACCGGCAAACCCCTTGAAAGCGCTCCTGAAAATGTGCTACGCAAAGCTCACGATTTATTCAAGAGCGAAACGGGCATGACCTTTAAGGCACTTGCAGAACTGGAGTACTACGTGATTAGCGAACGCGAAGATTTTTACCCGGGTGTCGATCAAAAGGGTTACCACGCCTCGGAACCATTTGCAAAGTGGGAAAACCTACGTCGCGAGGCTCTTATTTACATTGCCAGTGCTGGAGGCAAGGTTAAGTATGGCCACTCAGAGGTTGGTTGCTTCATGACCGACGAATATCTATACGAGCAGCACGAGATTGAATTCCTTCCCATGCCTGCTGAGGAGGCTGTTGAACAGCTGATTATTGCCAAGTGGATTGTTCGAATGCTTGGCTATCGTTATGGAGTAGATATTAGCTTTGCCCCAAAAATCACTGTAGGAAAGGCAGGAAGCGGTTTACATTTCCACATGATGGTGGAAAAAGATGGCAAAAACATGATGGTTGAAAACGGTAAGCTTAGCAATACCGCCAAGAAAATGGTTGCCGGAATCCTCGATGCAGCCGATGCCCTTACCGCCTTTGGTAATACCATACCCATATCGTACCTGCGCCTTGTTCCACACCAGGAAGCACCTACTAACATCTGCTGGGGCGAGCGTAACCGTTCAGTTGTAATACGTGTTCCGTTAGGATGGATTGGTGCTGAGCACATGGTTCAACATGCCAACCCCAACGATTGCAGCGTATACGAGGCTAAAGAAAGCAAGCAAACCGTTGAGTATCGTGTTGCCGATGGATCAGCTAACCCTTACCTAACTGTTGCCGGCCTTATTGTTGCTGCACTCGATGGGCTTCGTCGCCCCGATGCACTTGAGCTAGCCGAAAAGCTATATGTTGATGTTAATATCTTCAGGCCAGAGTTTAAGGATAGGCTTGCCAGCCTCAAGCAATTACCTGCATCGTGCTGGGAATCGGCCGAGGCGCTTGAGGCCAAAAGGCAAAAGTTTGAAAAGGATGGTATTTACCCACACGGCATGATCGACTCAATTATTTCAAAGCTGAAAGCTTTTAACGATAAGGGGCTAAGCGAGAAACTATACGGAAATAACGCCGAAATAGCCAAGCTGGTATCGCAGTTCCTACATATTGCTTAA
- a CDS encoding glycosyltransferase family 4 protein produces MSQTSRKRVLIVTYYWPPSGGVAVQRWLKFVKYLRDFGWEPIVYTPENPESFYDDYSLFKDIPENIEVIKRPIWEPYDIYKWITGRKGKKLGLGFADDSGKKGRLAKLMVWIRGNILIPDPRVFWVRPSVKFLKRYLKQHPVDAIVTTGPPHSMHLIGLKLKRKLNIPWLADFRDPWTNIDFYHELRLTKFANWYHHRLERIVVKTADCVVVVSQQMKREFEGLGSNKVLVLTNGFDTDDIPAGETQRNNSFSICYVGTMNSARNPHVLWQTLSRICAENAEFAQKLRIQMAGQIDISVTTAIKSYGLEKNFEHHGLLPHDRALALQKNAQILLLVINNTPNAKGIVTGKFFEYLAVGKQILAIGPTDSDIAEIVHETASGDVIDYTDVEGATQTLVKYFNLFRQGNLSPEPKGIEKYSRKALTGRLSEILNQITNG; encoded by the coding sequence ATGAGTCAAACATCGCGTAAAAGGGTACTGATAGTAACATACTACTGGCCTCCATCGGGTGGTGTTGCCGTGCAACGTTGGCTAAAGTTTGTAAAGTACCTTCGCGATTTTGGCTGGGAGCCAATTGTTTACACCCCTGAGAACCCTGAATCCTTTTACGACGACTATTCCCTGTTTAAAGATATCCCTGAGAACATCGAGGTAATTAAACGGCCAATTTGGGAACCCTACGACATTTACAAATGGATAACAGGGCGAAAAGGGAAAAAACTAGGGCTTGGCTTTGCCGACGATAGCGGTAAAAAAGGGAGGTTGGCAAAACTGATGGTCTGGATACGGGGTAACATTTTGATACCCGATCCGCGCGTATTCTGGGTTAGGCCATCGGTAAAGTTTTTAAAGCGTTACCTTAAGCAACACCCAGTTGATGCCATTGTTACCACTGGGCCACCTCACTCCATGCATCTAATTGGACTAAAACTGAAGCGTAAACTCAATATACCATGGCTTGCCGATTTCCGAGACCCATGGACAAATATTGATTTTTACCATGAGCTGAGGCTTACCAAGTTTGCCAACTGGTATCACCATAGGCTTGAGCGGATAGTTGTAAAAACAGCCGATTGCGTTGTTGTAGTATCGCAGCAAATGAAGCGGGAATTTGAAGGCTTAGGCAGTAATAAAGTTTTGGTTTTAACCAACGGCTTTGATACGGATGACATCCCTGCTGGTGAAACCCAAAGAAACAATAGTTTTTCCATTTGCTATGTGGGAACCATGAACTCAGCCCGTAACCCACATGTTTTATGGCAAACGTTAAGTAGGATATGCGCGGAAAACGCTGAGTTTGCCCAAAAATTGAGGATACAAATGGCTGGTCAGATTGATATCTCGGTTACTACGGCCATAAAGAGTTATGGGCTTGAAAAGAACTTTGAGCACCATGGATTACTTCCACACGACCGGGCATTGGCGCTTCAAAAAAACGCTCAAATTCTGCTGCTTGTCATCAATAATACCCCAAACGCAAAGGGAATTGTGACTGGGAAGTTCTTTGAGTACCTTGCTGTTGGCAAGCAAATTCTTGCCATAGGCCCCACCGATAGCGATATAGCAGAAATAGTGCACGAAACGGCCTCTGGCGATGTTATTGATTATACCGATGTTGAGGGGGCCACTCAAACACTCGTCAAATACTTTAACTTATTCAGGCAGGGCAACCTCTCTCCCGAGCCCAAGGGTATTGAGAAATACTCCCGTAAAGCCCTTACCGGCAGGTTGTCCGAGATTTTAAACCAAATCACAAATGGGTAG
- a CDS encoding carbonic anhydrase, with amino-acid sequence MDIKKVFENNRNWAEARKRVNPSFFRNLSLSQQPNMLYIGCSDSRVTAEELMGANPGDVFVYRNIANLVPAGDLASMAIINYAVTVLRVEHIVVCGHYHCGGIEAALQPKDMGILNPWLRNIRDIYRHHRHEIETSNSITDRQRRLVELNVREQCVNVIKAPEVQKAIRSKTLNVHGWVFDMETGLLKDLKVDTDAILTEIMSIYRLE; translated from the coding sequence ATGGACATCAAAAAGGTTTTTGAGAATAACAGGAACTGGGCTGAAGCGCGGAAGCGCGTTAACCCCAGTTTCTTTCGAAACCTTTCGCTGAGCCAGCAGCCCAACATGCTTTACATTGGCTGTTCCGATAGCCGGGTTACAGCTGAAGAACTTATGGGGGCAAATCCGGGCGATGTTTTTGTTTACCGCAATATTGCCAACCTTGTTCCCGCTGGCGACCTTGCCTCAATGGCAATAATAAACTATGCTGTAACGGTACTAAGGGTTGAACATATTGTAGTTTGCGGTCACTACCACTGTGGAGGCATTGAGGCTGCACTGCAGCCAAAAGATATGGGTATACTCAATCCCTGGCTACGGAATATCCGTGATATTTATCGCCACCATCGACATGAAATTGAAACAAGCAACTCTATTACCGATAGGCAAAGACGTCTGGTAGAACTGAACGTGAGGGAGCAGTGCGTAAACGTTATCAAGGCCCCTGAAGTTCAAAAAGCTATCCGATCCAAAACACTCAACGTGCATGGTTGGGTTTTCGATATGGAAACGGGCCTGCTGAAAGATTTAAAGGTCGATACCGATGCTATTCTTACGGAAATTATGTCGATATATCGCCTTGAATAG
- the wecB gene encoding non-hydrolyzing UDP-N-acetylglucosamine 2-epimerase, which yields MGSKKVILTVLGARPQFVKAAAVSRQLQAFGIPEIIVHTGQHFDQNMSDVFFSEMSIPAPAYNLNINSLNHGAMTGRMLEQVEEVILKEKPLAVMVYGDTNSTLAGALAAVKLHVRVIHVEAGLRSFNMAMPEEVNRILTDRISSLLFCPTDAAVANLKAEGFDGFKAQIVKCGDVMQDAAYFYLDKAKRESKILNELKLSNDFVLATIHRQENTDDPSNLKNIIDGLNRINRETRVVVPLHPRTRKILEQMGISPEFTVINPVGYFDMLMLISNCKLVMTDSGGLQKEAFFFGKHCITLREQTEWVELVEHGFNRLAGPNADTIYHAYSEMINKKSNFDIDLYGNGKASQNIAEQLKLWL from the coding sequence ATGGGTAGTAAAAAGGTAATTCTTACTGTTCTTGGGGCACGCCCTCAGTTTGTAAAGGCGGCGGCTGTTAGCCGCCAACTGCAGGCATTTGGCATTCCCGAGATAATTGTTCACACCGGTCAGCATTTTGACCAAAACATGTCCGATGTGTTTTTCAGCGAAATGAGCATACCGGCACCTGCCTACAACCTGAATATCAACAGCCTTAACCATGGGGCAATGACCGGGCGGATGCTCGAGCAGGTTGAAGAGGTAATCCTGAAGGAGAAGCCATTGGCTGTTATGGTTTATGGCGATACAAACTCAACCCTTGCCGGAGCGCTTGCTGCTGTTAAGTTGCATGTAAGGGTAATCCACGTTGAAGCCGGGTTACGCTCGTTCAACATGGCCATGCCCGAGGAGGTGAACCGAATTCTTACCGACCGCATTTCAAGCCTTCTATTCTGCCCAACCGATGCCGCAGTTGCCAACCTTAAAGCCGAAGGCTTTGATGGCTTTAAAGCGCAAATTGTTAAGTGTGGCGATGTAATGCAGGACGCGGCCTACTTCTACCTCGACAAAGCAAAACGTGAATCGAAAATATTAAACGAACTCAAGCTCAGCAACGACTTTGTTTTAGCAACCATTCACAGGCAGGAGAACACCGATGATCCTTCAAACCTCAAAAACATTATTGATGGGCTGAATAGGATTAACCGTGAAACACGTGTAGTGGTTCCACTGCATCCAAGAACCAGGAAAATACTTGAGCAAATGGGAATTTCCCCTGAGTTTACGGTTATTAATCCGGTTGGGTATTTTGATATGCTGATGCTTATTAGCAATTGCAAGCTGGTTATGACCGATAGCGGAGGGTTACAGAAAGAGGCTTTCTTTTTTGGTAAACACTGCATTACCCTGCGCGAACAAACCGAGTGGGTTGAACTGGTTGAGCATGGCTTTAATCGATTAGCAGGCCCCAATGCCGATACCATTTACCATGCTTACAGTGAAATGATAAATAAAAAATCGAACTTCGATATCGATTTGTATGGAAATGGGAAAGCTTCGCAAAACATTGCGGAACAACTCAAGCTGTGGCTTTAA
- a CDS encoding prohibitin family protein, with protein sequence MVLFKVIAWLILVYGIIALVAKKARPSGFDLPFALPAILVGAILLVMLSLIVVVGPQEVAVVTTPSGVRSEPLHTGWHVIAPWNDIHYMDKTVWVYTCANSIGEGEKPNSDAIWAPTKDGIKLGFDVSVSWRIDANEAPWIYQNVTENDGGRSGRYLWLEENVIRAKLKSALALTVSGFTPIEAYSTKRNDIQQEILERIKDECKQYRIIIDNVDVREVYYNEEYEKAINAKKLAEQEALRLIEVTKQKEEQLKQATIDKNIAIEKAKGESEALKIKGQSISSNPKIIELEWINKWNGQLPTYMMGNGQGIMVNLNNK encoded by the coding sequence ATGGTACTATTTAAAGTTATTGCGTGGTTAATCCTTGTTTATGGCATAATTGCATTGGTTGCCAAAAAGGCAAGGCCATCGGGGTTTGACCTTCCCTTTGCTTTGCCAGCCATTTTGGTTGGGGCTATACTTTTAGTGATGCTTTCGCTGATTGTGGTTGTTGGACCGCAGGAGGTTGCTGTGGTTACCACACCGAGTGGTGTCCGCTCTGAACCCCTGCACACCGGATGGCATGTAATAGCCCCGTGGAACGATATTCACTACATGGATAAAACCGTTTGGGTTTACACCTGTGCCAATTCTATAGGCGAGGGCGAAAAACCTAACTCCGATGCCATTTGGGCGCCTACCAAGGACGGTATAAAGCTTGGTTTTGATGTATCCGTTTCGTGGCGCATTGATGCCAATGAAGCTCCTTGGATATACCAAAACGTTACAGAGAACGACGGTGGCCGATCGGGACGTTACCTCTGGCTTGAGGAGAATGTAATCCGCGCAAAGCTGAAATCGGCATTAGCTCTAACTGTTTCGGGTTTTACTCCCATTGAGGCATACAGCACTAAGCGAAACGACATCCAACAGGAAATCCTTGAACGCATTAAGGATGAATGCAAGCAGTATCGAATAATAATTGATAACGTGGATGTGCGCGAAGTTTACTATAACGAGGAGTACGAAAAGGCTATTAATGCTAAGAAATTGGCCGAGCAGGAAGCTTTAAGGTTAATTGAGGTAACCAAGCAAAAGGAAGAGCAGCTCAAGCAGGCTACTATCGATAAGAATATTGCCATTGAGAAAGCTAAGGGAGAGTCGGAGGCTCTTAAAATCAAGGGTCAGTCCATTAGTAGCAATCCTAAGATCATTGAGCTTGAATGGATCAATAAGTGGAATGGTCAGCTTCCCACTTACATGATGGGGAATGGCCAGGGAATAATGGTCAACCTTAACAACAAGTAG